A stretch of the Paenibacillus dendritiformis genome encodes the following:
- a CDS encoding alpha/beta fold hydrolase, whose protein sequence is MTTMNSTRSHTYGQSFFHTVGDGRRLHYMVSGSGTPTVVFESGMGFSRSVWGLVQPLVAERARTVVYDRAGMGRSDPDTAPRTLRRIADDLDSLLRALGPGPFILVGHSWGGPIVRVAAAADPSRIRGIVLVDQSDERCDMYFDPSGSKRQAMMRVLVPLLARLGIYRLLGSRAGRIQPADVAADHRNEDFTVQAARAMIAELAPFNDELAKLRDQPLDLGDLEVSLISGTKMSLLERSVRPAIAAAHRQTAGALANGRWVEAPNSGHLVIFSEPELIANEINRMIG, encoded by the coding sequence ATGACAACGATGAACTCTACCCGTTCACATACATACGGACAGAGCTTTTTCCACACGGTTGGGGATGGACGCCGGTTGCATTATATGGTTAGCGGGAGCGGCACCCCGACGGTCGTGTTCGAATCCGGCATGGGGTTTTCCCGATCCGTCTGGGGTCTTGTGCAGCCCCTCGTCGCCGAACGGGCTCGTACTGTCGTGTACGACCGCGCAGGCATGGGGCGAAGCGATCCGGATACGGCCCCGCGGACGCTTCGCCGAATCGCTGACGATCTCGACAGCCTGCTCCGCGCGCTCGGGCCTGGCCCTTTCATCCTGGTCGGGCACAGTTGGGGCGGTCCTATCGTTCGGGTCGCGGCAGCCGCTGATCCTTCCCGAATACGCGGCATCGTGCTGGTCGATCAGAGCGACGAGCGCTGCGATATGTACTTCGATCCGTCCGGAAGCAAGCGGCAAGCGATGATGCGCGTTCTCGTGCCGCTGCTGGCCCGGCTCGGAATTTACCGCCTGCTCGGCAGCCGGGCCGGCCGTATTCAGCCCGCGGATGTCGCGGCTGATCACCGCAATGAGGACTTCACGGTACAGGCAGCCCGCGCGATGATCGCCGAACTGGCGCCGTTCAACGATGAGTTGGCCAAGCTGCGCGACCAGCCTCTCGATCTTGGCGATCTGGAGGTCAGCTTAATCTCGGGCACGAAGATGTCCCTGCTTGAGCGCAGCGTGCGGCCGGCCATCGCCGCGGCCCATCGCCAGACGGCGGGGGCCTTGGCCAACGGACGCTGGGTCGAGGCTCCGAATTCCGGCCATCTCGTCATATTCAGCGAACCGGAACTGATCGCGAACGAGATCAACCGCATGATCGGCTGA
- a CDS encoding amylo-alpha-1,6-glucosidase: MMNAGAASILDDMKIFVPKEANRAISFTNKESAFYFTQSHHTDHPEHAYFEGWNIAKRRIFQGYNLYEGGRRLENQHSQVHVYPYKMVREHGLLTEELWMLDYRNVLEISLAGAQQPTIGLELRGEKVKPIDQEGHILIFSAVTEGWLIAVGSRRLQPLTLEGHIISADAKEEGFCIAAGRTAEEAVGLLQATRGQVARLKMERVERIERLLLENTYMRSTDDTLELALRWISVTMDQLVTRQQGDGIYAGLPWFNEYWGRDQFISLPGAVLVSGQFDTARHILLSFAEFQNTDKDSKFYGRVPNILAPENIDYHTTDGTPRFVIQLQDYVKYSGDTDIIKELYPAVIRSIQGSIGHWMDEKGYLTHADNETWMDARDSQLRSYSPRDTRANDIQALWYNQLLAGVYFAEFMKDEAHAEQWKQIADRLKMNFEKDYRDAEHPYLADRLDNDGKPEFSLRPNQLFAFGMLDDREFACQAIRTAWEELVYPWGTASLDRSHPLFHPFHLTPHYHKDAAYHNGAVWLWLNGIAMQRMIEAGEEETAYRLFKNMNGMALTRGVVGGLCENMDAYPHEGEGWAKLTGAYLQAWSNAEHLRVWYQYFLGVRPDLIQDTLVLAPRIPEEIPDLNYAINVGKGRITAEYRNEAARVYRYQFQDLTLKAVLDISPFERVEAEVRPGSELRITQADGTLTATLLDPNGDIIQAMEASVSPARAEQRSRQRRILKDVRFAEPMEVRNHPVMR, from the coding sequence ATGATGAATGCAGGTGCAGCATCCATCTTGGATGACATGAAAATATTCGTGCCGAAGGAAGCGAACCGCGCGATTTCCTTTACCAATAAGGAGTCCGCGTTTTACTTTACGCAGTCTCACCACACGGATCATCCGGAGCATGCCTATTTTGAAGGCTGGAATATCGCGAAGCGCCGGATCTTTCAGGGCTACAATTTATATGAGGGCGGCCGCAGGCTGGAGAATCAGCATTCTCAAGTGCACGTCTATCCTTACAAAATGGTGCGGGAGCATGGCCTTCTCACAGAGGAGCTGTGGATGCTGGATTATCGAAATGTGCTGGAAATCAGCCTTGCCGGCGCGCAGCAGCCAACCATCGGCCTCGAGCTTCGGGGAGAGAAGGTGAAGCCGATAGATCAAGAGGGTCATATCCTGATCTTTTCGGCTGTCACAGAAGGGTGGCTGATCGCTGTGGGCTCCAGGCGGCTGCAGCCGTTAACGCTGGAAGGGCACATCATCTCTGCGGATGCGAAGGAAGAAGGCTTCTGCATTGCTGCCGGCCGTACGGCAGAGGAAGCCGTCGGTCTGCTGCAGGCTACGAGGGGGCAGGTCGCTCGCCTCAAGATGGAGCGAGTCGAACGCATCGAACGTCTGCTTCTCGAAAATACGTATATGAGGAGCACGGATGACACGCTGGAGCTGGCTCTGCGCTGGATAAGCGTCACGATGGATCAGCTGGTCACCAGACAGCAAGGAGACGGCATCTACGCCGGGCTGCCTTGGTTCAATGAATATTGGGGGCGGGATCAGTTCATTTCGCTTCCGGGGGCTGTCCTGGTTAGCGGGCAATTCGACACGGCACGCCATATTCTGCTTTCTTTTGCCGAATTTCAGAATACCGATAAGGATTCCAAGTTTTACGGCAGAGTGCCGAACATCCTTGCTCCGGAAAATATTGATTATCATACGACGGACGGCACGCCGCGGTTTGTGATCCAGCTGCAGGATTATGTTAAATATTCGGGCGATACGGACATCATTAAAGAGCTGTATCCGGCCGTCATTCGCAGCATTCAAGGCTCGATCGGGCACTGGATGGACGAGAAGGGCTACCTGACGCACGCCGACAATGAAACGTGGATGGATGCCCGGGACAGCCAGCTGCGATCCTATTCGCCAAGAGATACGCGGGCCAACGACATTCAGGCGCTATGGTACAACCAATTGCTGGCGGGAGTGTACTTCGCCGAATTTATGAAGGATGAAGCTCATGCGGAACAGTGGAAGCAGATTGCGGATCGGTTGAAAATGAATTTCGAGAAGGATTACCGCGATGCCGAGCATCCTTATCTGGCAGACCGGCTCGATAACGATGGCAAGCCGGAGTTCTCCCTGCGTCCGAATCAGCTCTTTGCCTTCGGCATGCTTGATGATCGGGAGTTTGCTTGTCAGGCCATCCGTACGGCTTGGGAAGAGCTGGTATATCCTTGGGGAACCGCTTCTCTGGATCGGAGCCATCCGCTATTCCATCCGTTCCACCTGACGCCTCATTATCACAAGGATGCCGCTTATCACAACGGAGCCGTATGGCTCTGGCTGAACGGCATCGCGATGCAGCGCATGATTGAGGCGGGAGAGGAAGAGACAGCCTATCGGCTGTTCAAGAACATGAACGGGATGGCACTGACCAGAGGGGTCGTGGGCGGACTGTGCGAAAATATGGATGCTTACCCTCATGAAGGCGAGGGGTGGGCCAAGCTGACGGGGGCGTATTTGCAAGCCTGGTCCAATGCCGAGCATTTGCGGGTATGGTACCAATACTTTTTGGGAGTACGGCCGGATCTGATTCAGGATACCTTAGTCCTCGCTCCGCGAATCCCGGAGGAGATTCCGGATCTGAATTATGCGATCAACGTGGGCAAGGGCCGCATCACCGCGGAGTACCGCAATGAGGCGGCCAGGGTATATCGCTATCAGTTCCAGGACCTCACCTTGAAGGCCGTCCTTGATATTTCGCCATTTGAGCGGGTGGAGGCAGAGGTGCGCCCTGGTTCGGAGCTAAGGATAACGCAGGCCGACGGCACGCTGACCGCAACCTTGCTCGATCCTAACGGTGACATCATCCAGGCGATGGAAGCCTCCGTCTCGCCGGCGCGAGCAGAGCAGCGGTCAAGACAGCGCCGCATCCTGAAGGATGTCCGCTTCGCCGAGCCGATGGAGGTACGGAATCATCCGGTGATGAGATAG
- a CDS encoding serine hydrolase domain-containing protein: protein MPVETMLEKHFDDYAAEQQYSGTVLVAQEGRLVFAKAYGEANTEHQVANRIDTKFCIASITKPMTALAVLMLMERGAIELHRRAANYLPASLAIDSSITVHHLLTHTSGMPDFETLSAFGDLGRRAYSDEGLLGLVAHLPLEFTPGSGWKYSNTGYNLLGAIIEHMTGISYREYMQEHIWGPLDMNGTDCGCSRAIVPGLAHGYTRSREDGTVLKKAPFFEVSNFKASGNLYSTAPDLLQWDRFLQMRTVPLVAQATLDLMFSPHASVDAARSYGYGLSLDSLSRGHGGHLPGYWSKYRYYPEKKATVIMLSNHDSIVEGDIVTRTAELL, encoded by the coding sequence ATGCCTGTAGAGACTATGCTGGAAAAGCATTTTGACGATTATGCGGCTGAACAACAATACAGCGGCACAGTGCTGGTGGCACAGGAAGGCAGGCTTGTATTCGCCAAAGCTTACGGGGAAGCGAATACCGAGCACCAAGTAGCGAATCGCATCGATACGAAATTTTGCATTGCCTCAATTACGAAGCCGATGACGGCGCTGGCCGTTCTCATGCTGATGGAGAGAGGAGCGATAGAACTTCATCGGCGGGCGGCCAACTACTTGCCGGCAAGTCTGGCGATCGACTCGAGCATTACGGTTCACCACCTTCTTACACATACATCGGGCATGCCGGACTTCGAAACTCTTTCCGCTTTCGGGGATCTGGGCAGGCGCGCCTATTCGGATGAGGGACTTTTGGGGCTGGTAGCGCATTTGCCGCTGGAGTTCACGCCGGGAAGCGGGTGGAAATACTCCAATACCGGATATAACCTGCTTGGAGCGATAATAGAACATATGACGGGGATCTCCTACCGCGAATATATGCAGGAACATATTTGGGGACCGCTTGACATGAACGGTACGGACTGTGGCTGCAGCCGCGCCATCGTTCCGGGCTTGGCCCATGGTTATACGCGGAGCAGGGAAGACGGCACGGTGCTGAAAAAAGCTCCCTTCTTTGAAGTGTCTAATTTCAAGGCATCAGGGAATTTATACTCAACCGCGCCCGATTTGCTCCAATGGGATCGATTCTTGCAGATGCGAACCGTTCCTCTCGTCGCGCAAGCCACGTTGGACCTGATGTTCTCGCCCCATGCCTCCGTTGATGCCGCCCGCTCTTACGGATACGGGCTGTCTCTGGATTCGCTCAGCCGCGGCCATGGCGGACATCTCCCGGGATACTGGAGCAAATACCGTTATTATCCGGAGAAGAAGGCCACGGTCATCATGCTGAGCAATCATGATTCTATCGTCGAAGGCGATATCGTAACCCGGACGGCGGAGCTGCTGTGA
- a CDS encoding ABC transporter ATP-binding protein, whose product MNVEVKDLSFSIEDKRLIEAIWVDVREGETVGLIGPNGSGKSTLLKNIYRVLEPDSGEILLNGQDVSRMPQKELARQLAVVGQESAAAFDFTVRDIVMMGRSPHKKIFEADSMKDYKIVEEALTRVGLLDAAGSSFSDLSGGEKQRVLIARALAQQARVLILDEPTNHLDIRYQLQMMDLVKELKLTCLAALHDLNIAACYCDRIYVLQEGRMVASGSPEQVMRPELLYGVFGVRTEIVIHPLTGKPSITFLPGMIAGL is encoded by the coding sequence ATGAACGTCGAAGTGAAAGACCTGTCGTTCAGCATTGAGGATAAACGATTGATCGAAGCGATATGGGTGGATGTGCGGGAAGGCGAGACGGTCGGCCTGATCGGTCCGAACGGAAGCGGGAAATCGACGCTGCTCAAAAATATATATCGCGTGCTGGAGCCCGATTCGGGCGAGATATTGCTGAATGGGCAGGATGTATCCCGGATGCCGCAGAAGGAATTGGCCAGACAGTTGGCGGTGGTTGGCCAGGAATCGGCCGCCGCGTTCGATTTTACGGTTCGCGATATCGTGATGATGGGGCGCAGCCCCCATAAGAAAATATTCGAAGCGGATTCGATGAAGGATTACAAGATTGTGGAGGAGGCGCTGACGCGCGTCGGCTTGCTGGATGCGGCCGGAAGCAGCTTCTCCGACTTGTCCGGCGGAGAGAAGCAGCGCGTGCTGATTGCGAGGGCGCTGGCGCAGCAAGCCCGCGTTCTGATCTTGGATGAACCGACCAACCATCTGGATATCCGGTATCAGCTGCAGATGATGGATCTGGTCAAGGAACTGAAGCTGACCTGTCTCGCCGCGCTGCATGATTTGAACATCGCGGCTTGTTACTGCGACCGCATCTATGTGCTCCAAGAAGGCCGGATGGTCGCTTCGGGAAGCCCGGAGCAAGTGATGCGGCCGGAGTTGCTGTACGGCGTATTCGGGGTTCGGACGGAGATTGTCATCCACCCCTTGACGGGGAAGCCGTCGATTACGTTTTTGCCGGGGATGATCGCCGGCTTATAA
- a CDS encoding ABC transporter substrate-binding protein — protein sequence MNRTTFTKRFLLLGITMLLVLLSACVRSEEPNANRQAQAEQPAAQVAESGTVELENMGEKLSFPEAPKRAVTLNQHATEVMLALGLEESMVGTAYLDDSILPEYEKKYDKIPVLADKYPSKEVFLSMSPDFAYAGWKSAFGDKALGSRADLAGQGVLTYVQESSSKAAPTLEDVYQDILNIGRIFRVEDRAEALVNDMRQKLEDIQAQIGTVSEPLNVFVFDSGEDKAFTAANTYLTSLIAKVGGKNIFDDIDKGWAEVSWEEVVSRDPDVIVIVDYGDTTAEQKREMLLNKAPLADVKAIKNKRFIVLPLSAAAEGIRAPIALQTLAAGLYPDRVQP from the coding sequence ATGAATCGGACAACGTTCACCAAGAGGTTCCTATTGCTAGGAATAACCATGCTCCTCGTACTGCTGTCGGCATGCGTCCGTTCGGAAGAGCCGAATGCGAATCGACAGGCGCAAGCGGAGCAGCCGGCGGCGCAGGTGGCCGAGAGCGGAACGGTCGAACTTGAAAATATGGGAGAGAAGCTGAGCTTCCCGGAAGCGCCGAAGCGGGCGGTCACGCTGAACCAGCATGCGACCGAAGTGATGCTGGCCCTCGGTCTCGAAGAGTCGATGGTCGGGACGGCTTATCTCGACGACAGCATTCTGCCCGAATATGAGAAGAAGTACGACAAGATTCCGGTCCTCGCGGACAAATATCCGTCCAAGGAAGTATTCTTGTCGATGTCTCCCGATTTCGCCTATGCGGGATGGAAGAGCGCGTTCGGGGACAAAGCGCTGGGTTCGCGGGCGGATCTGGCCGGGCAGGGCGTCCTGACGTATGTGCAGGAATCCTCCAGCAAGGCTGCGCCGACGCTCGAGGATGTATATCAGGACATCTTGAATATCGGGCGTATCTTCCGGGTGGAAGACAGAGCCGAAGCGCTCGTGAACGATATGCGCCAGAAGCTGGAAGACATCCAGGCCCAGATCGGCACGGTGAGCGAGCCGCTTAACGTATTCGTCTTCGATAGCGGGGAAGACAAGGCATTCACGGCTGCCAATACGTATTTGACCAGCTTGATTGCCAAGGTGGGCGGAAAAAATATTTTCGACGATATCGATAAAGGATGGGCCGAGGTCAGCTGGGAGGAAGTGGTGAGCCGCGATCCGGACGTCATCGTCATTGTCGATTATGGCGACACGACGGCGGAACAGAAGCGGGAGATGCTCTTGAACAAAGCGCCGCTCGCCGATGTGAAGGCAATCAAGAACAAGCGTTTTATCGTGCTGCCGCTCTCGGCGGCCGCAGAGGGCATTCGCGCTCCGATCGCGCTGCAGACGCTCGCTGCCGGTCTGTATCCGGATAGAGTGCAACCATAG
- a CDS encoding FecCD family ABC transporter permease: MMKEPADFRRRSFFFTVILLALTAGLVLSVTIAVMLGPVPIAPATVWKIAFSHLPGFHGWIEETWDTGQGHIVWDIRFPRVLLGVIVGAGLSVAGAAIQALMRNSLADPYILGVSSGASAAATLVILFGAFRFFGQYALSFSAFLGSLAVMAIVMVLARVGGRMATSRLLLSGIAVSMMMSAVTNLIVTMAPREEGIRSAMYWMMGSLTGAKWEYLTLPALIVIAGTVFLLVQYRSLNALLMGEEEALTLGVNLHSFRKWLVVVVALLTGTIVSVSGAIGFVGLMIPHIVRLIVGSDHRRVLPVSLLLGAIFIVWADVLARLVLAPEELPIGIVTALCGGPFFIWLLRRNSYSFGGGK, encoded by the coding sequence ATGATGAAAGAACCGGCAGACTTCCGCCGCCGCTCCTTCTTTTTTACGGTCATTCTGTTGGCGCTGACGGCGGGGCTCGTCCTCTCGGTTACGATCGCGGTGATGCTGGGGCCGGTTCCGATCGCGCCGGCAACGGTCTGGAAAATTGCCTTCTCCCATCTGCCGGGCTTCCATGGATGGATCGAGGAGACATGGGACACGGGACAGGGACATATCGTGTGGGATATACGTTTTCCGCGGGTGCTGCTTGGCGTCATCGTCGGCGCGGGTCTGTCCGTGGCCGGCGCCGCCATTCAAGCCCTTATGCGCAATTCCTTGGCCGACCCTTATATACTCGGCGTGTCGTCGGGGGCGTCTGCGGCGGCCACGCTCGTCATCCTGTTCGGGGCGTTCCGCTTCTTCGGCCAATATGCGCTTTCCTTCTCCGCCTTTCTCGGTTCGCTCGCCGTGATGGCGATCGTCATGGTACTGGCCCGCGTGGGCGGCAGGATGGCAACGAGCCGGCTTTTATTGTCCGGCATCGCGGTGTCTATGATGATGTCGGCCGTCACCAATTTGATCGTAACGATGGCGCCGCGCGAAGAAGGCATACGTTCGGCGATGTATTGGATGATGGGAAGCCTGACGGGGGCGAAGTGGGAGTATTTAACGCTCCCGGCCTTGATCGTGATTGCCGGAACGGTCTTTTTGCTTGTTCAGTACCGGTCGCTCAACGCCTTGCTGATGGGGGAGGAGGAGGCGCTTACTCTTGGCGTCAATCTCCATTCCTTCCGCAAATGGCTGGTCGTCGTGGTCGCTCTGTTGACGGGAACGATTGTGTCCGTGAGCGGAGCGATTGGCTTTGTCGGCTTGATGATCCCCCATATCGTGCGGCTCATCGTCGGTTCGGATCACCGCCGCGTCCTTCCGGTCAGCCTGCTGCTGGGGGCCATCTTCATCGTATGGGCCGACGTATTGGCGCGGCTTGTGCTGGCCCCCGAGGAATTGCCGATCGGCATTGTGACCGCCTTATGCGGAGGTCCTTTCTTCATATGGCTGCTGCGCCGGAACTCATATTCTTTTGGAGGCGGAAAATGA
- a CDS encoding YwqG family protein: MPDDVEWPKWKHYNQSFIAQLNMADLPPELELPQEGLLSFFYAVEAMYEDEEFYNNPGTCSVIYSAPERLGGLQRTPSPGELDEGAVLRSNRIDFVPGLCVPAAESAYLENLGLGWTENREDFEKYWSVFLEKLGAQWPPDDYIHRLLGHPDQIQGDMQIGSELIAAGLSYDSLREPASRSRMLPSALRWRLLLQMDSEEEKTGVMWGDVGRIYYWIREEDLAAMRFDRVVCQMQCG; encoded by the coding sequence TTGCCGGATGATGTGGAGTGGCCGAAGTGGAAGCACTACAATCAGTCTTTTATCGCCCAGCTGAACATGGCCGATCTGCCGCCTGAGCTGGAACTCCCGCAGGAAGGTCTGCTTTCCTTTTTTTATGCGGTCGAGGCGATGTATGAGGACGAAGAATTCTATAACAATCCTGGAACGTGCAGCGTAATCTATTCTGCTCCAGAGCGGTTGGGCGGGTTGCAGCGCACACCTTCACCCGGCGAGCTTGACGAGGGAGCCGTGCTGAGATCGAATCGGATCGACTTCGTTCCGGGTTTATGCGTTCCTGCTGCAGAATCGGCTTATCTGGAGAATCTGGGACTGGGGTGGACGGAAAACAGGGAAGATTTTGAGAAGTATTGGAGCGTGTTTCTTGAGAAGTTAGGCGCGCAATGGCCGCCTGACGATTATATTCATCGTTTGCTCGGCCATCCTGACCAGATTCAAGGAGATATGCAGATCGGTTCCGAGCTGATCGCTGCGGGACTTTCTTATGACAGTTTGCGCGAACCAGCCTCCCGCAGCCGCATGCTGCCATCGGCGTTGCGCTGGCGGCTTCTCTTGCAGATGGATTCCGAAGAAGAGAAGACCGGCGTCATGTGGGGAGATGTCGGACGGATTTATTATTGGATCAGAGAAGAGGATTTGGCGGCGATGCGGTTTGACCGGGTTGTGTGTCAGATGCAATGTGGCTGA
- a CDS encoding (2Fe-2S) ferredoxin domain-containing protein has translation MPTWNLEETRHHLLICNGGNCMKQQADEVTQAIREEISALGAKKQIHTTRTRCNGRCTDACVVIAYPEGVWYKEMTPELGRELVRKQLAGERLDEQMVYSYDRRFIATGRSAAGKDKPTS, from the coding sequence ATGCCAACATGGAACTTGGAGGAGACCCGTCATCATCTGCTGATATGCAACGGCGGGAATTGCATGAAGCAGCAGGCCGATGAGGTGACGCAAGCGATCCGGGAAGAGATCTCGGCGCTCGGCGCGAAAAAACAGATTCATACGACCCGCACCCGCTGCAATGGCCGCTGTACGGACGCTTGTGTCGTCATCGCTTACCCGGAAGGGGTCTGGTATAAGGAAATGACCCCGGAGCTGGGAAGGGAACTGGTGCGCAAGCAGTTGGCAGGCGAGCGGCTGGACGAGCAAATGGTCTATTCGTATGATCGCCGCTTCATCGCGACCGGCCGCTCCGCAGCCGGCAAAGATAAACCGACGAGCTAG
- a CDS encoding carbohydrate ABC transporter permease translates to MKSRAADVIIWILLLALTLSCLFPLLNMAAISLSDNAAASANLVGLFPVNFTWSSYEKLLSDSQFWRSFTISVERVVLGLGVNMALMILMAYPLSKSSKQFRGQKVYMNIVIFAMLFSGGLIPTFMVVKQLGLLDSIWALILPGAVPIGNVILLMNAFRAVPKSLEEAAKMDGASQWKILFSIYLPVVLPTLATVMLFTIVGHWNDYFSALVYINKTSNYPLQTYIQQLSVEVQNITDPAKLAEYAKISDRTLNSAKIVVSTLPLLLIYPFLQKYFVSGIVVGSVKE, encoded by the coding sequence ATGAAAAGCCGCGCCGCCGACGTGATTATCTGGATCTTGCTGCTGGCGCTTACGTTGTCTTGCCTGTTTCCGTTACTCAATATGGCAGCTATTTCACTGAGTGATAATGCAGCCGCCTCCGCTAACTTGGTGGGCCTGTTCCCGGTGAATTTTACATGGAGCTCCTATGAAAAGCTGCTGTCAGACTCGCAGTTCTGGCGTTCGTTCACGATCTCGGTAGAGAGGGTCGTGCTGGGGCTCGGCGTAAATATGGCGCTCATGATCCTGATGGCCTATCCGCTGTCCAAAAGCTCGAAGCAATTTCGGGGACAGAAAGTGTACATGAATATCGTGATTTTCGCGATGCTGTTCTCCGGAGGACTTATTCCGACGTTCATGGTCGTGAAGCAGCTTGGACTTCTGGATTCGATTTGGGCCTTGATTTTGCCGGGGGCGGTGCCCATCGGCAATGTCATCCTGCTGATGAACGCGTTCCGTGCGGTGCCGAAGTCGCTGGAGGAAGCGGCCAAGATGGACGGAGCCTCGCAATGGAAAATCTTGTTCTCGATCTATTTACCGGTCGTGCTGCCGACCTTGGCGACGGTGATGCTGTTCACGATCGTCGGCCACTGGAATGATTATTTCAGCGCGTTGGTGTATATCAACAAGACTTCGAACTATCCATTGCAGACCTATATTCAGCAGCTCAGCGTGGAAGTGCAGAACATCACGGACCCGGCGAAATTGGCCGAATATGCGAAGATTTCAGACCGGACGCTGAATTCCGCCAAAATCGTTGTTTCTACGCTGCCATTGCTGTTGATTTATCCTTTCTTGCAGAAGTACTTCGTATCCGGAATCGTGGTCGGTTCCGTGAAGGAATAA
- a CDS encoding methyltransferase domain-containing protein, with translation MAITRCGRCHFMYDEWHGDTRNGVPAGTPFEDLAGTLCSSCGMQGSRHQWQPGPKYAGQEAEYYDQFAGKAGIAFYRHWLEQTAAAPSVLELGVGTGRLAVELAGQTARYCGVDWSPMMLKAADTKRKRIFKEEAEQRLELAEEDALAFRAPAAYTHVLCPDGFLQHFTRMEDHIALLRNIHRWLQAGGWLAADLLLPPGGAAWQTLERKRVQPHKLVRRRIDGATSLSRQIFHCAIAYETYIDGAMEARYLVEREYALMTPKEAALLLAAEGFEVKRMIQNYGSSAPWRTALLPGVNERGSDPDAVETLEEALAAGKSVHPYRDLAWEEGGYPLRGALPSLAPDAPATMTLIARRK, from the coding sequence ATGGCGATAACCCGATGCGGCCGCTGCCATTTCATGTATGACGAATGGCATGGCGATACCCGCAACGGCGTCCCGGCTGGCACGCCGTTCGAGGACTTGGCCGGTACGCTATGCTCCAGCTGCGGAATGCAGGGCAGCCGGCATCAATGGCAGCCGGGCCCGAAGTACGCCGGGCAGGAGGCCGAATATTATGATCAGTTTGCCGGAAAAGCGGGGATTGCCTTCTACAGGCATTGGCTGGAGCAGACGGCGGCAGCGCCGAGCGTGCTGGAGCTTGGCGTCGGCACCGGACGTCTGGCCGTCGAGCTGGCCGGCCAGACAGCCCGCTACTGCGGTGTCGATTGGAGCCCCATGATGCTGAAGGCTGCGGACACCAAGCGCAAACGCATATTCAAAGAAGAAGCGGAGCAGCGGCTGGAGCTGGCCGAAGAAGACGCGCTTGCGTTTCGCGCCCCCGCCGCTTATACCCATGTGCTGTGTCCGGACGGGTTTTTGCAGCATTTTACGAGGATGGAGGACCATATTGCGCTGCTCCGCAATATCCATCGATGGCTGCAGGCAGGCGGCTGGCTTGCCGCCGATCTGCTCCTGCCTCCAGGCGGCGCCGCCTGGCAGACGCTGGAGCGCAAACGGGTGCAGCCGCACAAGCTTGTTCGCCGCCGGATCGACGGGGCAACCTCGCTGTCCCGGCAGATTTTTCACTGCGCCATCGCTTATGAGACGTATATCGACGGCGCCATGGAAGCCCGGTACCTGGTGGAGCGCGAATACGCGCTGATGACGCCGAAAGAAGCCGCGCTGCTCCTCGCCGCGGAAGGATTCGAGGTCAAGCGGATGATCCAAAATTACGGATCGTCCGCCCCGTGGCGAACCGCGCTCCTGCCCGGAGTGAATGAAAGAGGGAGCGATCCGGATGCCGTAGAGACGCTAGAGGAAGCCCTCGCGGCCGGGAAATCGGTGCATCCATATCGAGATCTGGCATGGGAAGAAGGCGGATATCCGCTGCGCGGCGCTCTTCCGTCCCTGGCCCCCGATGCTCCGGCCACGATGACGCTGATTGCCCGGAGGAAATGA